Proteins encoded by one window of Chryseobacterium foetidum:
- the rseP gene encoding RIP metalloprotease RseP, with the protein MEIAIKVFQFILSISILVILHELGHFLPAKWFKTKVDKFFLFFDPYFSIFAMKKINGKWRYKFFTPNQPTEEEVEVNGKKVLKPIDVSVLPDSDWRKYEGVKYGIGWLPFGGYVKIAGMVDESMDTEMLKQPAKPWEFRAKPAWQRLIIMLGGVTVNFFLAWIIFGSLSFFNGETSFDTSKVNAPMNYTNIAKAMGFKDGDKILKVDGKTQNNLDKLALDVLLSDEITVLRDGKEVTFPTSDDGKALAFRDENPRAFLTPRFPAVIDSIYNPKTEQAGLKVGDQVVGVDGKKITYYDEFQEIVRSSAGKNINVDVLRNGTTTPLVLEVSKEATLGLASYKQMKKFYETKHFTFAQSVGRGFTRSIESLTYQVKQFKLIFNAKVQGYKKVGGPLAIINKMQVDKAKDGSLSIDWTWFWSFTAMFSVWLAFLNLIPIPGLDGGHVIFTLYEMIVGKPVPQKILENAQMVGVIFLLGLMLLIFGNDIFKMITGGF; encoded by the coding sequence ATGGAAATAGCAATTAAAGTGTTTCAATTTATTTTGAGCATTTCTATTTTAGTCATTCTTCACGAACTTGGGCATTTCCTGCCCGCCAAATGGTTTAAAACCAAAGTAGATAAATTCTTTTTATTTTTCGACCCTTACTTTTCCATCTTCGCCATGAAGAAAATCAATGGAAAATGGAGATATAAATTTTTCACCCCAAACCAGCCTACCGAGGAAGAGGTTGAGGTGAACGGTAAAAAAGTGCTTAAACCTATCGACGTTTCTGTACTTCCGGATAGCGATTGGAGAAAATATGAAGGCGTAAAATACGGTATCGGATGGCTGCCTTTTGGTGGCTACGTGAAAATTGCAGGAATGGTAGACGAAAGTATGGATACCGAAATGCTGAAACAGCCTGCAAAACCCTGGGAATTCAGAGCAAAACCAGCTTGGCAGAGGTTAATCATTATGCTGGGTGGTGTTACCGTGAACTTCTTTTTGGCATGGATCATTTTTGGAAGTTTGTCTTTCTTTAACGGAGAAACATCTTTTGACACTTCGAAAGTGAATGCTCCGATGAATTACACCAATATTGCAAAGGCAATGGGTTTCAAAGATGGAGATAAAATTCTCAAAGTTGACGGTAAAACCCAGAACAATCTGGATAAATTAGCATTAGACGTTCTGTTAAGCGACGAAATTACTGTTTTGAGAGACGGAAAAGAAGTTACATTCCCTACAAGTGACGACGGAAAGGCACTAGCTTTCAGAGATGAAAACCCAAGAGCTTTTCTTACACCGAGATTTCCGGCAGTAATTGATTCTATTTACAATCCTAAAACAGAACAGGCAGGCCTGAAAGTTGGAGACCAGGTAGTTGGTGTGGATGGGAAGAAAATCACTTACTATGATGAATTTCAGGAAATCGTAAGAAGCAGTGCAGGAAAAAACATTAATGTTGATGTACTGAGAAACGGCACCACTACTCCTCTGGTTTTGGAGGTATCTAAAGAGGCGACTTTAGGCTTGGCTTCTTACAAGCAGATGAAAAAGTTTTATGAAACCAAACATTTCACATTTGCGCAATCTGTCGGAAGAGGCTTTACAAGGAGTATTGAAAGTTTGACCTATCAGGTGAAGCAATTTAAACTGATTTTTAATGCTAAAGTTCAGGGTTATAAAAAAGTAGGCGGCCCGTTGGCAATCATCAATAAAATGCAGGTAGATAAAGCTAAAGACGGCAGTCTCTCGATTGACTGGACCTGGTTCTGGAGCTTTACGGCAATGTTCTCGGTATGGTTGGCATTCTTAAACTTAATTCCTATTCCTGGATTAGATGGCGGACATGTTATCTTCACATTATATGAAATGATTGTAGGAAAACCTGTGCCACAGAAAATCCTGGAAAATGCTCAAATGGTGGGCGTTATCTTCCTGTTAGGATTAATGTTACTCATTTTTGGAAATGATATTTTTAAAATGATAACCGGAGGATTCTGA
- a CDS encoding DUF6646 family protein: MKKLFLMMILVFSGMTVSAQAYTGSGDQKVNAGLSAWGYGTGITGTYDYGINDLISIGAGLNIYFENFKDNNSDNRFFAFGRVNFHLNKTLELPEKLDIYPGVDVGVLHREFGIGAHIGARYFFTQNIGVFAEVGNNGSLGISFNF; this comes from the coding sequence ATGAAGAAATTGTTTTTAATGATGATTTTAGTATTTTCGGGCATGACAGTCAGTGCACAGGCATACACCGGAAGTGGCGACCAGAAGGTAAATGCAGGACTCAGCGCGTGGGGCTACGGAACCGGAATCACGGGAACTTACGACTACGGTATTAACGATCTGATTTCTATAGGAGCGGGATTGAATATTTATTTTGAAAACTTCAAAGACAATAATAGTGACAACCGCTTTTTTGCCTTCGGAAGAGTGAATTTCCATTTAAATAAAACACTGGAACTTCCTGAAAAGCTGGATATTTATCCCGGCGTAGATGTTGGAGTTCTGCACAGAGAATTCGGAATCGGCGCTCACATCGGAGCGAGATACTTTTTCACACAGAATATCGGCGTGTTTGCGGAAGTCGGAAACAATGGCAGTCTGGGTATATCTTTTAATTTTTAA
- a CDS encoding M23 family metallopeptidase, which yields MKKYITVLLFLSNFFAFSQNKIKMYNERKGDSITFYVDNAEIYPVSLVFNGQPEAENLRKPDVFKTTQVIPGKTSRYRVTYFVVNDKKKGWNLKKMPGYQSYIGDITIKQYDKNYQYDLPFGKGKAFYIHQGYNGTFSHQNENSLDFIMPEGTEVLAARDGLVIDIVQHNDKSCPTKNCAAFGNYVSVLHPDGTIAQYFHLMQNGAKVKVGDTVTKSQPIAQSGNTGWSSGPHLHFVTYLPSSTGEKQRITLKTLFKTGHGDKVEYLEEKKSYARGY from the coding sequence ATGAAAAAATATATTACAGTTCTTTTATTTCTTTCAAATTTCTTTGCATTTTCTCAAAACAAAATCAAAATGTATAACGAGCGAAAGGGTGATTCTATTACATTTTATGTTGACAATGCTGAAATTTATCCTGTATCATTGGTATTTAATGGTCAGCCTGAAGCAGAAAACCTGAGAAAACCCGATGTATTTAAAACCACTCAGGTGATTCCCGGCAAAACCAGCAGATACCGCGTGACATATTTTGTAGTAAATGATAAAAAGAAAGGCTGGAATCTGAAAAAAATGCCCGGTTACCAGTCTTACATCGGAGACATTACCATAAAGCAATACGACAAAAACTACCAGTATGATCTGCCTTTCGGGAAAGGAAAAGCGTTTTATATTCATCAGGGATATAACGGCACATTTTCGCATCAGAATGAAAATTCGTTAGACTTTATCATGCCCGAAGGCACCGAAGTTTTAGCTGCCAGAGACGGTTTGGTGATTGATATTGTACAACATAACGACAAAAGCTGTCCTACAAAAAACTGTGCTGCCTTTGGAAATTATGTATCTGTTTTACATCCTGACGGTACTATTGCGCAGTATTTTCATTTAATGCAAAATGGAGCCAAAGTGAAAGTAGGTGATACCGTTACCAAAAGCCAACCTATTGCACAAAGCGGAAATACAGGCTGGAGCAGCGGACCACATCTTCATTTCGTTACATATCTCCCGAGTTCCACAGGTGAGAAACAGAGAATTACTTTGAAAACCCTTTTTAAAACCGGACATGGTGATAAGGTGGAATATCTGGAGGAGAAGAAATCTTATGCGAGAGGGTATTAG
- a CDS encoding M1 family metallopeptidase: protein MKKSFAILFALIISQLQAQQKAYYQQAAQYKMDIDVNAEKFTYEGNQTLNYSNNSPDELNVVYFHLYWNAFKPNSMMDQRVAGQGKNGDSRLQKNGVSRLASIPKDQEGSQNIHWIKQNGKNVKFEIQETVMKVYLNEPLKPNSKTTFTMEWDAVIPQQIRRAGRNNREGVDMTMSQWYPKIAEYDYDGWATFDYVGREFHAPFSDFDVTIKINKDYVVGAGGTLLNPTEVKGYDASATIKADKNKATWKWSAKNMLDFAWAADKDYSIESFDVPQGPKVFFVYQKNDKTKVWSEAKPYVTKYFQIMNSRFGKYAYPSYAFIQGGDGGMEYGMCTMILGEAGSVEDLMGLMVHEGSHSWYQQMLATNEPLRPWMDEGFTSYAESIVMHQLFPPKDERPNPFVEKIDAYRNIVKRGIEEPAVWLGDHHDNGTAYSFASYVKGELYLVQLGYIVGEQNLEKIMKEYFDQWAMKHPTDRDFLHIAQKVSGMDLKWFHHYWINTTKTIDYGIKDVKYDSKSTTITLVNNSQIPMPVDFSIMTKDNKIVTYQIPMNMTRSWKQEDGYGDFKTEKYWPWTQKEYTLTIPYSKSQISMLGIDLSQRMADVNPTDNFIDLR, encoded by the coding sequence ATGAAAAAATCGTTTGCAATACTCTTTGCCTTGATCATTTCACAATTACAGGCGCAGCAGAAAGCTTATTATCAGCAGGCTGCCCAGTACAAAATGGATATTGATGTCAATGCAGAAAAATTTACCTACGAAGGAAATCAGACTTTAAATTACTCCAACAACTCTCCCGACGAGCTCAATGTCGTGTACTTCCATTTGTACTGGAATGCTTTTAAACCTAATTCAATGATGGATCAAAGGGTGGCCGGACAGGGAAAAAACGGAGACTCGAGATTGCAGAAAAACGGCGTTTCAAGATTAGCTTCAATTCCTAAAGATCAGGAAGGTTCACAGAATATTCACTGGATCAAACAGAATGGCAAAAATGTAAAGTTTGAAATTCAGGAAACCGTGATGAAGGTGTATTTAAATGAACCTTTAAAACCCAATTCCAAAACCACTTTTACCATGGAGTGGGACGCTGTGATTCCACAACAGATCAGAAGAGCAGGACGAAATAACCGTGAAGGCGTCGATATGACGATGTCTCAATGGTATCCGAAAATCGCTGAATACGATTACGATGGCTGGGCAACTTTCGATTACGTGGGAAGAGAATTTCATGCGCCGTTTTCAGATTTTGATGTGACCATTAAAATCAACAAAGACTACGTCGTGGGAGCAGGTGGAACGCTTTTAAATCCGACTGAAGTAAAAGGTTACGATGCTTCAGCCACAATCAAAGCCGATAAAAACAAAGCTACATGGAAATGGTCGGCTAAAAATATGCTCGACTTCGCCTGGGCGGCAGATAAAGATTATTCAATAGAAAGTTTTGATGTTCCTCAGGGACCGAAAGTGTTTTTCGTATATCAGAAAAACGATAAAACCAAAGTCTGGAGCGAGGCAAAGCCTTATGTGACGAAATATTTCCAGATCATGAATTCCCGTTTCGGGAAATATGCTTATCCTTCTTATGCTTTCATTCAGGGTGGTGACGGCGGAATGGAATACGGGATGTGTACTATGATTTTAGGTGAAGCAGGAAGTGTAGAGGATTTAATGGGACTGATGGTTCACGAAGGTTCGCACTCATGGTATCAGCAGATGCTCGCAACCAACGAACCTTTGAGACCGTGGATGGATGAGGGTTTCACCAGCTATGCCGAAAGCATTGTGATGCACCAGCTGTTTCCTCCAAAAGACGAGCGGCCAAACCCATTTGTGGAGAAAATTGATGCTTACAGAAATATTGTAAAAAGAGGAATCGAAGAGCCTGCCGTTTGGTTGGGCGACCACCACGACAACGGTACGGCGTACAGTTTTGCAAGTTATGTGAAAGGTGAATTGTATCTTGTTCAGTTGGGCTACATCGTAGGCGAGCAGAATTTAGAAAAAATAATGAAAGAATATTTTGATCAGTGGGCTATGAAACACCCTACAGACAGAGATTTCCTTCACATTGCTCAAAAAGTTTCTGGTATGGATCTGAAATGGTTTCATCATTACTGGATCAATACTACGAAAACCATTGACTACGGAATTAAAGACGTAAAATACGATTCAAAATCTACAACGATAACTTTAGTTAACAACAGCCAGATCCCGATGCCTGTTGACTTCAGCATCATGACGAAAGACAATAAAATCGTGACCTACCAAATCCCGATGAACATGACCCGCAGCTGGAAACAGGAGGACGGCTACGGCGATTTCAAAACAGAAAAATACTGGCCCTGGACGCAGAAAGAATACACACTTACCATTCCTTACTCAAAATCTCAAATATCTATGTTGGGAATTGATTTAAGCCAAAGAATGGCAGATGTGAATCCTACGGATAATTTTATCGATTTGAGATAA
- a CDS encoding DinB family protein: MSTPSQLARRFREVVLDGKWIANTNFKDQLSDVTWQQANTKIANLNTIAMLTFHIDYYIAGILNVLEGGELEIKDRFSFDLQPIESQEQWESLLNKLWNDSEKFATLLEQMPDSKLSEVFVDEKYDTYLRNMDGMIEHCYYHLGQITLIKKIIHFNANNTDAFHRLVQLHFRLIKSVLICENLCNLCETQKNTYL, from the coding sequence ATGAGCACACCCTCACAATTAGCCAGAAGATTCCGTGAAGTTGTATTGGATGGAAAATGGATTGCCAATACCAATTTTAAAGATCAGCTTTCAGATGTAACTTGGCAGCAGGCAAATACAAAAATTGCCAATCTCAACACCATCGCCATGCTCACTTTTCATATTGATTATTACATCGCCGGAATTCTGAACGTTTTAGAAGGTGGCGAACTGGAAATTAAAGACAGATTCAGTTTTGATCTTCAGCCAATTGAATCTCAGGAACAATGGGAATCTCTTTTAAATAAACTTTGGAACGATTCTGAAAAATTCGCAACATTATTGGAGCAGATGCCTGATTCTAAACTCAGTGAAGTTTTTGTAGATGAAAAATATGATACCTATCTCAGAAACATGGATGGAATGATCGAGCATTGCTATTATCATTTAGGACAGATTACTTTGATTAAAAAAATAATTCATTTCAACGCAAATAACACTGATGCTTTTCACCGATTGGTACAGTTGCATTTTAGGCTTATAAAGTCCGTACTCATCTGTGAAAATCTGTGTAATCTGTGCGAAACTCAAAAAAATACTTACCTTTAA